One window of the Lemur catta isolate mLemCat1 chromosome 6, mLemCat1.pri, whole genome shotgun sequence genome contains the following:
- the LOC123640499 gene encoding translation initiation factor IF-2-like, whose product MDPPGKSTPHAPKLSANQASATPAGRPIRSRNRSPSRRPRSPPGARPEPARPAPPRPGPAPCPAATGAAGCEPGGRRPAARAEHCPKSQKKGEGGWGDSHVAAGGFTTFSFASYNIAKDVKETARPGPEREGAGSVSPYRKSDGLMTSWLAAER is encoded by the exons ATGGATCCCCCAGGAAAATCCACCCCACACGCCCCCAAACTGTCAG CCAATCAGGCGTCAGCAACGCCGGCCGGCCGACCAATCAGGAGCCGGAACAGGAGCCCCAGTCGCAGGCCTCGGTCTCCCCCGGGAGCGCGGCCGGAGCcggcgcgccccgccccgccccgccccggccccgccccctgccccgccgCGACTGGCGCTGCCGGCTGCGAGCCCGGTGGCCGGCGGCCGGCCGCTCGGGCCGAGCATTGTCCTAAGAGCCAAAAAAAGGGAGaagggggctggggggacagcCACGTGGCCGCAGGAGgatttacaacattttctttcgCCAGCTACAATATTGCAAAAGATGTGAAAGAGACAGCACGGCCAGGACCGGAGCGCGAGGGCGCCGGAAG TGTGTCCCCCTACCGGAAATCTGATGGGCTCATGACATCATGGCTGGCTGCTGAGCGATGA